The Culex quinquefasciatus strain JHB chromosome 2, VPISU_Cqui_1.0_pri_paternal, whole genome shotgun sequence genome contains the following window.
gtgccaatagtttcgttcgtTTTTTCGTGGGATTCtcactaacatttttaatttgtaaatggATTTTACCCGTGAAAgtctataatttgaaaataaatcgaaatgaaAGTGAAGATAGAAAAAGATCTTTGctgtgtaaaatttaattttaaatcaattttaattaacaTAAGAAATATAATGTTTAAAGTtactgtcatcaggggtgacattgggtttggGGGAGAGATTGGGTCTTTCAaaagtgctgaaatttgtatgacccaatctcaacggcagacccaatgtcacccttgaTGACGGTACCGTAatatggggtgaattgggactacagtctgaatagggacagtagtttttagagcacttaaagctttaaaatttagaaatggatgtacacattttgttggcctgagtctgttctaaccgaaaccaaccagaaaaatcaaaatgttgtgctccaacatggttaaaactgctgtcccaattcgccccatgtgtcccgattgaccccagtttacggtaccttataaaaaacataaactatgtattttttgcgctttttttcaaataaaatcttgcaattatattttcaagaaatactACTTTAACTATATAAAATGAATCGAAATTTAAATAAGTTCATGCCATTAATACACATTTTAACGAACCACATACGTTTTGAGCATATTTGATTACCAACAAATCCTTTCATAAATGATGATACTTCAAAAGACCTAATATACTTTGCTAGTAAATTGATAAGAAAATGCATGATAAatcacaaaattctaaataaatttggatttatgcAAACACAACttttccatccataaatcacTTGGCATTTCGAGAAAAAAGGAATACAACGGAGGGGGCAAGGAGctgaaaatcttaaatttaaaggcgATGCCTCTGTACTCTTTTATGTTAACTAGATAtaaaaaccagcaagcttagtacaagagagcacagaggcaccGGGTTTACTATCCTTAAATGCATCTCttcaggaaactttttttttgttctttaagatttaaccaaaataaatatttcaaaaattaattggtTATTATTATtccctttttcttaaaaatctaattcaaatctttaaaaaaaagaaagagaatGTAGTAATAACTTTAGTATAAACTAACACTCCCATAGCCAGGTAAAACGATAACCTGTTTGGACTCGTTTTGTGCCGGCCTTAGCTGTCTTTAATGGTTCCTCTGTATGCGTTCCATGTACTATCCGTAGACTCTCTGCTGCAATATATGTTTTGATCACCCTCGTCACATCTTCCCCACCGATCATTCCAGTACTAAGTCGTCGCGCACTTGGTAGATTACGTGTTGTGCAAGTGCAGcaagtttttagttttgtttagtTGGGTTTCAACAGCTAACAATTACTAATTActtgtaattgttttttttttttgttcgacgaGCTTTGCATTTGAGGTAGGTAAATAAGCCGAATAATGTTAGCCAAATTCAAGGCCTTCGAGGTCATTTCACTGCATATTTATGAAACTTGACTTATTCTGCTTGCGGATGCAGCTCAAAGTTTAAGTCGAGTTCATGTGTGTAGATTGCCCTCCTGCGATGACTTGCTGATTGTGTGTACGCGTAGCGCCAACAGTCGGGCGTATTATTACCACattgaagatttatttttattcttctGATTTGTGCTATCACGGCTGTACAAGAGATAAGATTATTCTGGTGGAAAAACAAGTCAAATTGCTTTCTTTCTGTTGCAGAGCTTAACACACTTTGGACCGGTCCAGTTTGAGATCGCACTCGTAGAATACAGCACAAGATGGTATCCGCCAGCGAGAGCCAACTCCGTTACGATGGCCGGGTTGTGGTCGTAACAGGTGCCGGAGCCGGGTTGGGTCGCGAGTACGCGCTGCTGTTCGGTTCGCGAGGGGCAAAGGTCGTGGTGAATGACCTGGGCGGAAACTTCCACGGCCAGGGCAAGTCAAATGCTGCGGACAAGGTGGTCGAAGAAATTCGGGAACGGGGCGGAACCGCCGTGGCCGATTACAACTCGGTGGTGGACGGTGACAAAATCATCCAGACGGCCATGGAAGCGTTTGGACGCGTCGATGTGCTGGTCAACAATGCGGGAATTCTGCGGGACAAGAGCATTGCTCGGATTTCGGACGAGGACTGGAACCTGATTCACGACGTTCACCTGAAGGGAAGCTTCGTGACGACACGTGCCGCGTGGCCAATTATGAAGAAGCAGAACTACGGGCGCATCATTATGACTTCGAGTAATTCGGGTGTTTATGGCAACTTTGGCCAGGCCAATTACAGTGCGGCCAAGCTGGGTCTGGTGGGGCTGGCCAATACGGTGGCGATTGAGGGTGCGAAGAACGACATTCACTGCAATGTGATTGTGCCGACTGCGGCTTCCAGGATGACGGAGGGAATCCTGCCGGAGATTCTGTTCAACGAACTGAGTGAGTATTGTCGGCtttgatcagaaaaaaatactgaGTTATATTTTAATCCCTTCCCCAATTGCAGAACCCAAGCTGATCGCCCCAGTGGTGGCCTTTCTGTGTCACGAGTCCTGCGAGGATACCGGTGCCATCATCGAAAGTGCCGCCGGCTGGGCCACCAAGGTGCACTTTGTCCGCGGAAAGGGCAGCGTGTTGCGCACCTCGCTGGACGAAAGCGTAACGCCCGAGTACGTGAAGGGCGTCTGGTCCAAGGTGACTGACATGAGTGAGGCCAAGCATTTGAACGCCATCGGAGAAGCGAGCCTAACCCTGGTGGATGTGCTGGAGAAGCTGCGTGAGGGCGTTCCGGCCGGAAATTCCGTCACCGAAACGTACaaatttaactacaaggacGTCATTCTGTACGCGCTTGGAGTTGGCGCCACCGTTACGGACGAGAACGACCTGCGGTTCTTGTACGAGAATCACTCGGACTTTTCAACGCTGCCCACGTTCTTCATCCTGCCCGGATTACTTTCGGTGATGGGTTCGAATCTAACGGCGTCGGCCATCACGCACGCTAGTTTCGATTTGACCAACATCCTTCACGGCGAGCAGTACATCGAACTCTTCGACAACGTGCCAACGGAGGGCGTCCTAACAACCACCTCAACCGTCATCGACGTTCTAGACAAGAAATCCGGAGCCCTTGTTATCACCCAGTCCGATTCGtacgacgaaaacggaacgctcGTAGCACGTGGCCAGAGCAGCACCTTCATCGTGGGCGTTGGCAACTTCAACGGCAAGTCCAAGGCAAGTGACGCGGTCAAACCGCTGGTCCCGAACCCGAAGCGTGCACCAGACGCCTCCGTCCAAGTCAAAACCACCAAGGACCAGGCCGCCCTCTACAGACTGTCCGGCGATCTCAACCCGATGCACATCGATCCCAGCTTTTCGGCCATCGCCGGCTACAAAACCCCCATCCTGCACGGACTCTGCACCATGGGCGTTTCGGTCAAGGCCGTCCTCAAGCAGTTTGGCGGAGACGATTCCGCGCTGTTCAAGGCGGCCAAGGTGCGCTTCTCGAAGCCGGTTCTGCCCGGACAAACGCTCCGCGTGGACATGTGGCGCGAAGCGAACAACCGGGTGTGCTTCCGCACGGTAGTCGTTGAAACCAATACCGAAGTGTTGTCGGgtgagttttatttttctttttcttgttattttttattgggTGACTCGACGACGCGCCATTGACCGTTTTGCATAATGTGAAAGTTTGAACTCATTTTGATTtgcatttttgccgattttataCAGCATACGTGAAAGACGATTGAAAGaaatatataattaaatttttaagaggtttaaaatcctaaatttagcacttcaaaaaattaatttctcaattttgaaaatatgtttcgtcattttaatagaaaattaatatttgtaatagtaatttttgcaattcttttttgcttttttcctaTTTGACTTgcaattttataatattatatCTTAACCAAatattgctgaaaagttcaacttttcataatttgcatccAAAagtaaatacagtccagactcgattgtccgaagttcgattatccgatggtttgtatgggacttcgaataatcaaatcacgcacaacttttttgtatttttttattatcttacTTTTACCATCAAATTCGACTTCTGCGACgctattttagtaaaatttgaccataatagttgattgccctaaaaaatgaaataaaaagcatttttttatatttcttcacCGCCATTCGggatttaaaattactttagagtagtttatagATCATACttaaatcaaacaataaaaaataggacaacaaaaaaaatcgtaattttaGCCGATTTTTGCgagacatactttatggatgacgcctaccggggttttcaactgaaatcgaggaatacatcgatgccaacatttcaaaaagcatcatgtacaaaccatgcgttttgagaaaaacgcatttgaatgttgagcatccattttcaattaccatttttatataaaagcaaaataagatgttctaatgataacaaacgatgaaaagcgttgcttttgttgatacttgatcatccatattcaataaaacattattcccgtaattttatttgagaaaaacaaacataacttcttttgaaatcaccaacgtcgatatcaccctgctgtcacttgttatgattcgtttttcttcgccgaatgtacatggcgcttttttcatgttgcttttttttcgtcacgaggtttatgtagccttttgtttgacaggttgacagggctatataaacaaggactgctgatggcagagattttgtttatgttactttatttaaaatcatgattaaacagactttactgaagtaatttttgctcatttttggtgattttttttattgatttggagaggtagcttataagaagtactttcagaatatacaataacccagaaagtgtcaaaatgtacatgatgccttttgaaatgttaccgtcgacaTAACTGTAAACAACTCAGTTGGAAGTGAGCATcactttattcattttaatgcaaaaaataaataaattgacaagacaacattttttctatggatcaactatgtggtccccttggaacgagctgtcaagaaaAGCCATAAagttaatttatttgaattgattaaaaaaatccattttaaatcctttgcggtcgttcaaagtATCATTGTACTCAGAGAAATAAGTTTTACCATATCAAACAATAATATAGCCGATTCAGAGAAAAATGTCCGCACGCTAGGAAGAAACCAAGGGTTGACATgtgacatttttctttgaaacgGCTATATCACaaacagtgttgcaaatgagtaaTACAAAAGCTATCatttgattatctctgcaccaaaaacacCCGAGAGTacagcggccgtcactatagcttgtgagatctcttcttgtgtctcgtgatttccAGCGATGTCATTCGCTCTCTATCaatcctccccttttcctcgactatgcgctctcaccgctgagtctctcaatctctccgaaaactgcaatgagagaacgcgagatggcgattaggagccgaccacgcacgacgtcccgttaaactgagTTTGCGAAATtcgttttgtggcggcttttgtgatTATACGCTGtagcggtaggatgatcgtggaagcgggaatgagagagcaAAGGAAAATatcaatcgcgagtgtgtgaACACGacaacgtgttcggctatgtttcggcgctgagagtttcaataaggaGAGCAGAGCAGttgtatagagaatttgcagcaaagctaaaagacacatgtcgccacctataaacaaatagcgtaaacctatgattttttgaaaaaatgtgtttttttccttcataatcaacatttttataaaacttatgccggattcggatgagaaaaattatttccaacattttttttttgaataggtccaataaaccaaatttacagtttttgctttttgggtgttttttaaaccgctttgagtcaggggtattaaaaaacacccaaaaagcaaaaacttaaaatttggtttattggaccttttcaaaaaaaaactccagatttatttGTCAAAGCGTTTGTAAGACtgttaataagtttttttgaaaggtaGAAAGCAACATTCTTTTTCGAATTCCTAGACTATATAAACCCAATTTCGTAAATATTGACTTTctctaaaatttctgaatttaattctttttcACACAATGAACACCGCCCACTGatattttttatcattcaaTATCATTCTATATTATAGAAGAATTTCGATGAATTTCATGAGTTTGATATTATTTTCATGTTTCAACCATACATTATCATAAGAACAGTTATCGGAGTAGAAGATGTTcatatttcttttattattgaattaaaactgatgtatttttgaagcaactTGTTATGTATAATGtgaatgtttaatttattttctaatTCCATAATTTAGAGTCTcataatcaaataaaatccaatTTATATGTATCGATTTTCAGCGACATTTCTAAACAAATATCGtatgaaatcgaaaaaaaaaacttttaaaaagttactCTGGACCCCTctgccaaaagtggataataGATAAATTTATGTTCGAAAAACAAGAAACGCACCAACATAGCACTGAACAAGCGAATCGTTTCGCCTTCCTTTTAGTATTTGTGGACGAATGGAGAAAGAACACGCAACACGAAAACACCCTTCGCACTCACATTTTCAGCTTTTTATAGACGGAACATATGAATAAAGCATACGATATGGAGTAGAGGGGTGTGCGAGCTAGTTGTGAGACATTCGACGAATGACACAGTGAATCTTCGGCAAAATCATT
Protein-coding sequences here:
- the LOC6032467 gene encoding peroxisomal multifunctional enzyme type 2 isoform X1: MVSASESQLRYDGRVVVVTGAGAGLGREYALLFGSRGAKVVVNDLGGNFHGQGKSNAADKVVEEIRERGGTAVADYNSVVDGDKIIQTAMEAFGRVDVLVNNAGILRDKSIARISDEDWNLIHDVHLKGSFVTTRAAWPIMKKQNYGRIIMTSSNSGVYGNFGQANYSAAKLGLVGLANTVAIEGAKNDIHCNVIVPTAASRMTEGILPEILFNELKPKLIAPVVAFLCHESCEDTGAIIESAAGWATKVHFVRGKGSVLRTSLDESVTPEYVKGVWSKVTDMSEAKHLNAIGEASLTLVDVLEKLREGVPAGNSVTETYKFNYKDVILYALGVGATVTDENDLRFLYENHSDFSTLPTFFILPGLLSVMGSNLTASAITHASFDLTNILHGEQYIELFDNVPTEGVLTTTSTVIDVLDKKSGALVITQSDSYDENGTLVARGQSSTFIVGVGNFNGKSKASDAVKPLVPNPKRAPDASVQVKTTKDQAALYRLSGDLNPMHIDPSFSAIAGYKTPILHGLCTMGVSVKAVLKQFGGDDSALFKAAKVRFSKPVLPGQTLRVDMWREANNRVCFRTVVVETNTEVLSGAYVDFKQIVVKPNMTSGKSLQSDAVFAGIKERIAENEAKAKSINAVYLYKITDSGKVAKEWVLDCKAGKVYEGPVQGKADTTMTISDADMVDLALGKLQPQTAFMKGKLKITGNIMLAQKLAPLLKTEAKL